A single Oncorhynchus mykiss isolate Arlee chromosome 22, USDA_OmykA_1.1, whole genome shotgun sequence DNA region contains:
- the LOC110501522 gene encoding uncharacterized protein LOC110501522, which produces MDREKSNPPPLDRDGMEGNTNRVASQVVEIISGMSLGAIQSLEQAVEEEEEGDDSVFYDEGDAPLDGEGRSCPLVCGSTEKSAQPQNGKVSLLKAETAGVVMENGTGKDPITEGGERRSSSLSGKGDTGPHHTASGRTKPQTVQTETLAQIPTQTLAEPQKHTRQDTLMNKASASQKMEVKDTQEQTPVTTPPPVPEEPQLYRAAEAPCSSGDEPNSASQDEEDTDKGSQDSLACQGTSSQSSEGQKSGRPRHQKSSDHNTSSKYSTVSYRKIRKGNTRQKIDEFESKMNL; this is translated from the exons ATGGACAGAGAAAAGAGCAATCCTCCTCCACTAGACCGGGACGGGATGGAGGGGAATACAAACAGGGTGGCATCCCAGGTGGTGGAGATCATCAGTGGGATGAGTCTGGGAGCCATCCAGTCTCTGGAGCAGgctgtggaagaggaggaggagggagatgactCTGTGTTCTATGATGAGGGTGATGCTCCATTAGATGGGGAAGGAAGGTCTTGTCCCTTGGTCTGTGGGTCCACTGAGAAATCAGCTCAACCACAGAATGGGAAGGTGAGCCTACTCAAGGCTGAGACAGCTGGTGTAGTCATGGAGAATGGAACAGGGAAAGATCCCATCACGGAAGGAGGAGAACGTCGGAGCTCTTCCCTTTCGGGTAAGGGTGATACTGGGCCACATCACACCGCCAGTGGCCGAACTAAGCCCCAGACAGTCCAGACAGAAACATTGGCACAAATCCCAACTCAAACACTTGCAGAGCCACAAAAACATACAAGACAGGACACATTGATGAACAAAG CTTCTGCTTCACAAAAGATGGAGGTGAAAGATACACAGGAGCAGACACCTGTTACTACTCCCCCGCCTGTACCTGAGGAACCTCAGCTATACAGGGCGGCAGAGGCCCCATGCTCCTCTGGTGACGAGCCCAACAGTGCGAGTCAGGATGAGGAGGACACAGACAAAGGTTCCCAGGATTCCCTGGCCTGTCAGGGTACAAGTTCCCAGTCCTCAGAAGGACAGAAGTCTGGCCGGCCCCGTCATCAGAAATCCTCCGACCACAACACCAGTTCcaaatatagcaccgtctcctaCAGGAAGATACGCAAAGGTAACACTCGCCAGAAGATCGACGAGTTTGAGTCCAAGATGAATCTATAA
- the LOC110501523 gene encoding polypeptide N-acetylgalactosaminyltransferase 5 isoform X2 — translation MDSMEFHKCSESVVHDYLPTTSVIFCFVDEVWSTLLRSVHSVLNRSPPHLLKEIILVDDFSAKEYLKDHLDVYMSQYPKVRIVRLKERQGLIRARLAGAAIAKGDVLTFLDSHIECNVGWLEPLLERVYMDRRKVACPVIEVISDKDLSYVLVDNFQRGVFKWPLVFGWSTLSKDTIKKNHMKDSDPIRCPVMAGGLFSIDKKYFYELGSYDPGLDVWGGENMEISFKIWMCGGEIEIIPCSRVGHIFRGENPYKFPKDRQKTVERNLARVAEVWLDEYRDLFYGHGYLHLLDRSVIDIGNLTDQIELRKKLECKSFKWYLDNVYPDMVAPLVKAEGLVFNRGVRKCLALQDGSLAFQTCDLSKLSQHFNYTWMRHVRQKDVCVTAHGKGTSLALQPCDNTKPQLRWLHKATNSALVEHLIAEHSPRRLCLEAGALDDSIQLKECQSTSPYQKWQFTHYHTV, via the exons GTGTTCTGAGAGTGTGGTCCATGATTACTTGCCCACCACCAGTGTGATATTCTGCTTTGTGGACGAGGTGTGGTCCACTTTGCTCCGGTCTGTCCACAGTGTCCTCAACCGGTCTCCACCACACCTTCTCAAAGAGATCATCCTGGTGGATGACTTTAGTGCCAAAG AATATCTCAAGGACCATCTGGATGTGTACATGTCCCAGTATCCCAAAGTACGGATCGTCCGTCTGAAGGAGAGGCAGGGCTTGATCCGAGCTAGGCTGGCAGGAGCCGCCATTGCCAAAG GTGACGTTTTGACCTTTCTTGACTCGCATATCGAATGCAACGTGGGCTGGCTGGAACCTCTGCTGGAGAGAGTGTACATGGACCGGAGGAAAGTGGCCTGCCCAGTCATCGAAGTCATCAGTGACAAGGATTTGAG CTATGTGTTGGTTGACAACTTCCAAAGAGGCGTGTTCAAATGGCCCTTGGTGTTTGGGTGGAGCACGTTATCAAAGGACACCATCAAGAAGAATCACATGAAGGATTCAGATCCCATCAG ATGTCCTGTCATGGCAGGAGGCCTTTTCTCCATCGATAAGAAGTACTTCTATGAACTGGGCTCTTATGATCCTGGCCTGGATGTATGGGGTGGAGAGAACATGGAGATCTCTTTTAAG ATTTGGATGTGCGGAGGTGAGATCGAGATCATCCCGTGTTCTCGAGTGGGCCATATTTTCCGAGGCGAGAACCCGTACAAGTTTCCCAAGGACAGGCAGAAGACGGTTGAGCGTAACCTGGCCAGGGTGGCAGAGGTGTGGCTGGATGAGTACAGGGACCTGTTCTACGGCCATGGATACCTCCATCTGCTGGATAGGAGTGTCATCGACATCGGGAACCTCACAGACCAGATCGAACTCAGGAAGAAGCTTGAGTGCAAGAGCTTCAAGTGGTACCTGGACAACGTGTACCCAGACATGGTCGCTCCACTGGTCAAAGCTGAGGGGCTG GTTTTCAATCGCGGAGTCAGAAAATGCCTCGCTCTGCAGGATGGCTCCCTTGCCTTTCAGACATGTGATCTCAGCAAGCTG AGTCAACACTTCAATTACACCTGGATGAGGCACGTTCGCCAGAAGGATGTCTGTGTCACTGCTCATGGCAAAGGGACCAGTCTGGCTCTGCAGCCGTGTGACAACACCAAGCCACAGCTACGATGGCTCCACAAGGCCACCAACTCTGCTCTG GTGGAGCACCTCATAGCGGAGCATAGTCCCCGGCGTCTGTGCCTGGAGGCTGGGGCTCTGGATGACAGCATACAGCTGAAGGAGTGCCAGTCTACCAGTCCCTACCAGAAGTGGCAGTTCACACATTACCACACTGTGTGA